GCATAAACAATTGGCTACAGAGACCTTTTCAACAGTAGCATCCTTGGGAGCAGTGCATGTCAATCACAGTCTACTAGGTGATTTGCAGTAGTTCAGCAAGAGCTCCTGATCCCCAACAAAATGACCCAAACACAACCACCCCCATTAGATGCTGGAAAAGAACGCTCAGTGGTAGGGCGATCAGAAGTGGAATTTTGAAAGGAAGGACTTCATATCTTGATTCTAGTACTGACCATCTGGTCTCAGTACATGCCCAGAGACACCCTTGTTTCTTAATGCTTAGCATATGTTCACTAGACTCAGTCTCTATTGTGCACCTATCTCTTGTTGTTGGAACTTCGGATTTTTTAGTTAAaacgaaaacaaacaaaaaaaaccacacaccacaAAGTAGATCCCACAAACCTGAAGTCTGTCTATACCGGTGCAACCACCCTGCCATCTTTTTGCCATGAGGAGCAACCAGCAGGAATTTTGGCTGTGCAAATTGTACAAAGCGCTGCGCTAGCTGTGAGAGTAAACTGTTACTTGTTTTGAAAAGGGGTGTACGCGTTAAGAACGCACATGTCGGGTGCAGCCCGAGACCTTGTGGTGGGTGGCTTCCTCTAGATCTCATTCCCTCGGCATGCATGATACAATATTTACCTTCCCTAAGCAGGGAGTGGATTCTGAGGCCATTATTTGCAAAGAACTTAAAGCGGCTCTCGATGCTAGAGGACTTTTCACTGCCACAATGGCAACGTCACCCTGCAATACCAGGAGAATAAGCTGGCTTTTCTCATTCTGTTCCTAAACCAACTAGACTCGTCATACATTCATTTAAAGTACATCACTCCCCACAAAGAAtattgagaactgtagtttgttaagggtgctgggaattatagctctgtgttgagttaaactacagtttccaggattcttgggtggGTGAGGGtatgcttaaaatgtatggttaCTATTGAGACCCTACACAATGTTACATGGGAGGACACACATTTGCTAGAGACTTGCAATGAAATGTTGAATGTGGTGATGTCATATAGCACATGTCGCTCGTTGCTTAGATCAGGGGTAGAGAAGCATCtgtgtggcctgccagatgtggAACTGAAGAACTCAACAGgggccatttctctctctccacccccccaattGCTGCACCTGTAGAATCTCTGCCTGTCTAGCACCTGTTTTTGAAGCCTCAGGAGCCATGCTGCAAAAAAATGGGTAGAAACCTTCATAGGAAGTCAAGGACAAAATATGTACAAGACAGATAAGGTAGTCAGGCTGAGTCTGCCCAGGAAACTGGCCCACGGAGCGAGCCACACTTCCATCATTGCTGCAAGTGTTAATTAGCGGGTGGCAGAGTGTATTGACTTCCTCTTCTTTTGGAATTGATTGTGTTTACTCATCCACGAGAGCCGCGCTTGTAATTGACAAGAGGAAGTTGATTAACCAAGCTGATTAACCGTAGCAAGAAAGACTTGGTTCTGGCACCGCTTGGCTGGCCTTCCTGCCTGTAAAAGCAGTTTTGCTGGAGCTGGCAATGAGTGCTAAATCATTTTTACATTCTGATTTCCAAATctactttaatttaaaaaaaaaaaaaaaaatctatccttCACAATGAGGCCCCTgggcaaaacaatttaaaatattggGGTTGTGTTTGGTGTTTATCCTACTCGgagttgacccactgaaattgaatGGGCATGACTGAGCTAAGCCCACtattttcaataggtctactttgaCTAGAACTTGGTTTCATACCATCCATAGGACAGTATCCTCCACTGCTCCCGAGGGAACTCGGGGCCAGCACCTCCTTGCCACTGTCTACCTGCCACTAGAGGCAGCCACGGCCAATAGTAGGACCGGCCCCAAACAAAGTCTCCCTTCTGTTTGATCTCTGCCCCAACCAAATCTGGGCAGAGTGGCCACCTGGCTTAAGTCAAAAATTAAGGAAGTTACGTTCTTGTGCTATGGTTGTTTGTTCTAATTAGGCCTTGATGCCCTGGGGGCCAAGTCCTGACTTCTTCCAGTACAGGGTACAATTATTTTTTTGGTATTACTATTTGTGCAACTTCCTGATCAACACACCATTTCCACTCTGGAGTTGCGGTTCAGTGTACCTATGCTTTGCTACTGAGCCATGGCACTCCCCCATTAAAATAAAGTAAggctccagtcctcatggttctgcaAAAAAAGAtaggaaggaacataggaagctgcctatgccgagtcagaacattggtccatctagctcagtattgtctacaaatGCCTGACAGAGGctttccagtgtttcaggcagggggaattcccagccctacctagagatgccgggaattgaagTTGGGAACTTCTGcttgccaagcaggtgctctgccccaTAGCTATTGCTTTTTGCCAAACTTTCTTTCATCCTTGCAAACCAAGACTGTATGTTCTTCGGGTGAATTGAGAAGTCCCAATTAAATAAGGAGGGGAATTTCTGGTGCTGGATCTAGTGTGACTTTGCTGATATAGGTCCTGGCAACCCCATGATTGTTAGATGGAAGCATGTTTTcaactgaaactgtttttaattttattttttagaatgttctgttttacaatgttttttgctttgtttttaaattgtgtgtctgtttgccaccctggaaTCCTTAGAGATGAAAGGGAGGGGTATCAGTTCagtaaataatgttgttgttgcttaaaaaCATCTTCTAATCCCTCCTCCCCAATTCTCTCTTTAGTTATTGAACTTGGGAAGCCAATTCTCCAAGAGGAAATCTTTCCGGCTGAGATCCCACGGGAGGTTCTGCTTCAGAGGCCACTAGATAATGATGAACTAGGAGGTGAGGGTTCAAGGTTCTCCATTCTAATTATAATCCATGCTGGGGACTGGGGCCAGTTTCTCCAGGAAAAGGTTATTCAAAAGAACCTTGGGCTGTGCAAGAAGGGAGAATTGTACAGGAACAGATTGATGTATTTGTTTTGAATAGGTAATACCAACctggggtagctcagtcagtagagcacgagactcctaATTttagggtttgagccccatgttgggcaaaagtttcctgcattgcaggggggtggacgaGATGAGCCTcgtgattccttccaactctacagttctacgaatCTACTATGTCTATCTTATTGTTTTGTAAGTCTGCCACGCAGGGACCCAAATAACGACTGCTGATGTCTCGGAAATTCTCAAACACCTGCATTTATCTTTACATGGCACCTGATAACGAAATCCCCCATAGAGTAAGAAAGAACATTCATAGATTTATACTTCCCCTGCCTCCAagataataaaagaaaaaattagAAATATTTAAAGGTTTAGTTTCAAAGTGGGCACTTCCCAGCTAATGCATGTGAGGTGTGAGTGCGCCTTGTTTGATTTCCAtccctctctttcctcttccccagagtTTGACATCCCGCTGCTAGTCAATGGGGAGCCCCAGACACGGTTAtcctctcccctcaccccaagGGGCAGGAGGCCCAGTTGCAACAGTGCCTTCGGGTGCACCCGGTACCCCCCTCGCTACAGACTGGAAGAGTTCCCACCTGCCCAGCCTAACATCAGTAATATTGACAACATCTGCAATGAAGGGAGAAAGAAGCTCTTGTACGGGCCCTGGAATTTGCCCCAGACGGGCTTCAGTCACCTCAGCCGCCAGGGAGAGGCCCTCAACAGCATGGAGGCCGGGGTGGGCCAGTGCTGCCAGCTGCCCGACAGCGAGAAGCTCCCTTGCTGCCAGAGTGTGGTGAGTTGCTACTGTTGTTGTTCCTGGTCTGACAAATATGGCATTGCTGTGATAACAGGCACACTTTTCTTAGGCGCATTACAGGGCAGGAGGTGCAGCTCTTAAGACACATTATGTTCCTAGCCGCTCTTTGGAAAACAGGTTTTGAGCTTGAATTCTTTccaccttttatttatatttttgggaAAGTCTATAAACTTCTCTGCTACGCTTTGTCGGTGTTGAAATCACCCTACCGAGAATTTTggtgaaaactttttaaaagggacTGTTGGTTAGGTTCCAGTCTCTGCAGGCTGACAGTTCTGAGCCCAGATCTTATGTGCCTATCAGGGTTGGGaaacatctgtggccctccagctgttgcccaAATCCAGCTCCCACCGTCATTTAGCCATGCTGGATAAGGGCTGATTGGAGTTTCAGTCCAACATCTGATCTACCATTGTCGCTGTCAGTCTGACAAATATGACAACTGCTGGCCcttgtgggggcagggggtgctGCTCTTAGCCATATTACAGGATGCTTTATCTCTCCTTCGAAAGAGTGATTTTGAGCttgaattctttttaaaaggcaggaggaGTCTTGCATGCATAGATTTTGTGGGTGCTGAACATGCCCTACTGAGCATTTTGGTGGAAATCCGAGTCTCTAAGGTCTGATCATTCTCACCCCAAATTTGTTAATCATTCTCACCCCAAATTTGTTAATCTTATGCTCTTATCAGGGTTGGGAACATCTGTGGCCAAGCCATTGTATTTCCTCATGCAGTAAGAGGAACGCAGAGAGGTATTCTATTCTGTAGAAGGTGGCTTCTGCGCAATTGAGATCTGATGGCGAGATTCTGGGCACTTGTTCTGGGCTGTGTGTATGTAGTATAGCATACCTGCCGGTGGTGGTTGTGACATGCTCAGATACTGCTCTGGTTGTGAAGGCCAACAGTGCCTTTGTATGATGTATCCTCAGCTTTTCCAAGGTTGGAGCAAAAAGGTGGGACTCTAGTGGGACTCCTTTCAAAGGGCTTTTGGAGGTCCACACAACTTTGCACAGATGTGGTCTCTCAAGGTTGGCCTTTGAAGCTGCTTCTCCTCTCCAGATGTGTTGGTAGGGCATGCTGTGGTTGAGGCAAAGTCACTCTTTAcaccatgggttggcaaacttaaaggcccgcaggctggatcaggcccaattgccttctggatctggcccatggatggtccaggaattgctgtgTGGATCACCAGCGTGCAcgttctttccctccccctctgtgTCCCTCACAGTGGCTGTgctggcgcctcctccctccctcctcctggcttctccctgccctgcctagaggaggaaggggtctgggctttgttggtgccagcagcagtgcTCCAGtggccaccattttaagcagcccctctccagagcccttttgcGCGCTGCTCATTGTCCCACCGCCCCCGCCtccagcccctgctgctcgcaagacacaggtaagcagcgaccagggcttgtggtgctcttgcatcattccctccccccaaaaaatatagtccagccccccacaaggtctgagagacagtggactggccccctgctgaaaaagtttgctgacccctgctttacacaGCCACAATCTGTCCTCTTCTCACTCTGCTGGCACCTTGTGCATTccaggacagacagacagacatgtggTATCAAAACCAGACTCTTGAGTTTGGGCCCAGATTATAAAAAACTCTGGTTAGCCATCTGATTGACCCAttcatctctccccaccctgctccaGTGGTCAGATGTTCTGGAGCAGTTCTGCGACACGGAATTCTCGATAAAGACCAGGCCTTACCACTGCTGCGAGCTGGAAGGTGCCAgccgggatcgctgctttgacgACGAGTCCCTCTTCCCGAATTACGACTTCAAGAGCTCTGATGGTCAAGGCCCATCACAGCCGGTCGCCTGCAGCGATCCTTCCCGGTGCAAACCCCTGGAGCAGGTCAACCCACTGAAGCTTCTACAGGTCACCTTTCCTCCTGGAGAACCCACCAGTGCCAACATCAAAAATATTTGCAAGCTGCGTAAATTCCGGCCCACCTACCCGGCCAGCATCTTCCCACGGTCACATTTTGGCTGGTTGGTGCGCCGAGCCCAGGCTGTGAACCGCTTGGAAAATGAGTTTAAGAAATGTTGCCGAAAGGAGGATGCCGGCTGTGCCCGCAaaggggtgagtgagtgagtgagtgagtgagtgggtgagtgagtgagtcagGAGGGACTCCTGGAAGCTCCTGCTTGGGTGTTTTCCCAGCATCCCTTTCTCTCCCAGCATCCCATGCTTTATGGTCTGTTTTGAACACAAGGTGCCTCTCCCGTTGCAGCCAAAGTATCTGAGCAGTTCACAATGAAGGTTTTGTCCTTGATTTGGGGTAACACCCAGTGTGGCATTTTGGAATTTTGCAGTTCTGCAGGCTAACCGTTGGGAAGTTTGTCAGTTTTTCCAACCAAGGAACCGGTACACAGAtgtgtaaagtgtgcatataatgGTTTATATTAGTAAATGCAAAAAAATGCCTtatattggggaaattgctttgcaaacacaTACGTAGCAAACAAAAATGTACACATATTaggaagaaactgaaataaaagtgctggcgaattttcatgaggactgtagagaactgaacttaagattggtaGACAGCAAGGAGCTGCAAGAAACTGATGGGGTTCCCTCCCTCATGACCTCCCCCTGTTTGGTTTTGCTTCCCTTTCCAGTGGGAAAATGTTCTGACCCAGTACTGCAAACAGGAGTTATCTGTGAAGACCAGGCCACACTTCTGCTGTAAAGTCCCCGCAGGGGAGGCCCGTTATGGTTGCTTTGCCCGCTTGGCTCCATACCCAGCCTACGACCAGGAAATTCAACAGATCAATCTCGGTCAGGTCACCCCAGACCTCCTGGACTCGCTCTGTGGCCAATTCACGCTTCTCACCAAGCAGTAAGTATGGTTATTTATTCCGTTTCAGTTACTTACCGGTACCTGCCCTTCCCCTTCAGGTTCCGGGTCAAGCTACAGCAATTTAAAGTTCAGTATCACAAACCGTTTCCTACAAGTGGCAGTCACAGGAAAAGGGCGGCTCTTGTAAATATATATGTCAGGTATCAAATGCCAGGTTGGAAAGGTGCACCTTCTTCAAATACATGACAGAAACTGCATAATGACAGTGCCAgacgcacctctgtggggagggaattccttGACTTAGGGGCTGTCACACAGAACTCCCAAatttctgagggcagtggaataTCAAGAGAGCTTCCGGCTTCTGCTGGGCTGTCGGGAAGTAGATTGCACGGAAGGTTGGAGAAGTTTGGTTTTCTGATTTGTGCCATGAACTTCTCCGGCTAGAAAAGTGTGTTTAAGAATGCCTGTActggagcggggtggggtgggaatgtgaAAAGGGCATCTGTCAGTAGGAAGTGTTATAAAGATGCAATGACTGTTATTCCAACTGGGCGGAATACAGATTGCGGAGATTGCAGCCACCTCTGCTATCAACAGTTTGCTTGCAGGCAGCAaaccttgtgtgtgtgtccttcaaAAAAGTTAAATTGTGCTGTTCAGAAATAATTAATTTAAGGAAGGCTGGATAATTAATTCAGACCTAGGGTTGTTGCTCCCCCTTGTGGCTGAAACCCAGAGTgatttctctcttctcctcccccttaCCCAAACCATTCccagatcctcctcctcctccagtctaCCTAGTCTTATTAGCTGAAGACAGGgaggaatgggagagaaattcactcctgtttgctttttcaaataagcctaatttgcacttccaggAATGATATGTGAATTTAACCATGGCCAAGATTCGtgcttcttcaaattttgcaatgtgtagaaaattgcatatattttgtTGAAGTATGCTAATAAAATCCCATATTTTAGTGAATGTAACATACAGGTATActagagaaaattgctttgcaaagatgtgcaTGTTACAATGAATTTTCGTGAGGACATTAAAGGAAAAACAttttgcaagctgatgtgga
This is a stretch of genomic DNA from Lacerta agilis isolate rLacAgi1 chromosome 17, rLacAgi1.pri, whole genome shotgun sequence. It encodes these proteins:
- the ECM1 gene encoding extracellular matrix protein 1, translating into MLVLFLASWLVLAQSATLAPEVIELGKPILQEEIFPAEIPREVLLQRPLDNDELGEFDIPLLVNGEPQTRLSSPLTPRGRRPSCNSAFGCTRYPPRYRLEEFPPAQPNISNIDNICNEGRKKLLYGPWNLPQTGFSHLSRQGEALNSMEAGVGQCCQLPDSEKLPCCQSVWSDVLEQFCDTEFSIKTRPYHCCELEGASRDRCFDDESLFPNYDFKSSDGQGPSQPVACSDPSRCKPLEQVNPLKLLQVTFPPGEPTSANIKNICKLRKFRPTYPASIFPRSHFGWLVRRAQAVNRLENEFKKCCRKEDAGCARKGWENVLTQYCKQELSVKTRPHFCCKVPAGEARYGCFARLAPYPAYDQEIQQINLGQVTPDLLDSLCGQFTLLTKQRNIPALVQNITEPCCKLQGNERTQCAEDVKSQFIVALCSSQKETWKDPKKCCSQLEGAARSNCFNVNYLNNVSLVSAVQVTRPTVPVPSV